From a region of the Monodelphis domestica isolate mMonDom1 chromosome 8, mMonDom1.pri, whole genome shotgun sequence genome:
- the GHSR gene encoding growth hormone secretagogue receptor type 1 has protein sequence MWNETPSLESESNFSLDYMDESFNSSWVNQLPPFPGSLLTGVTVTCIALFFIGISGNLMTMLVVSRFRDMRTTTNLYLSSMALSDLLIFLCMPLDLFRLWQYRPWNFGDFLCKLFQFISESCTYSTILNITALSIERYFAICFPLRAKVVITKGKVKLVILVIWAVSFFSAGPIFVLVGVEHENGTNPMDTNECRPTEFAIQSGLLTIMVWISSIFFFLPVFCLTVLYSLIGRKLWRRKREDMGLSASLRDNNHKQTVKMLAMVVFAFILCWLPFHVGRYLFSKSFEPGSLEIAVISQYCNLFSFVLFYLSAAINPILYNIMSKKYRVAVLRLWGLRQFSQRKLSTLKDDSSRAWTELSINT, from the exons ATGTGGAACGAGACCCCGAGCCTGGAGAGCGAGTCCAACTTCAGCCTGGACTACATGGACGAGTCTTTCAACAGCTCCTGGGTGAACCAGCTTCCCCCCTTCCCCGGATCTCTGCTCACCGGGGTGACGGTCACCTGCATCGCTCTCTTTTTCATTGGCATCTCGGGCAACCTCATGACCATGCTGGTGGTGTCTCGATTCCGGGACATGCGGACCACCACCAACCTCTACCTGTCCAGCATGGCGCTGTCCGACCTGCTGATCTTCCTCTGCATGCCCCTGGACCTCTTTCGCCTCTGGCAGTACCGGCCCTGGAACTTCGGGGACTTTCTCTGCAAACTCTTCCAGTTCATCAGCGAGAGCTGTACCTACTCCACCATCCTCAACATCACTGCACTCAGCATCGAGAGGTACTTCGCCATCTGCTTTCCCCTCAGGGCTAAGGTTGTCATCACCAAGGGCAAGGTGAAGCTGGTCATCCTGGTCATCTGGGCCGTGTCCTTCTTCAGCGCTGGCCCCATCTTCGTCCTAGTGGGAGTGGAGCACGAAAATGGCACCAACCCCATGGACACCAACGAATGCAGGCCCACCGAGTTTGCCATCCAGTCGGGACTGCTTACCATCATGGTCTGGATCTCCAGCATATTCTTCTTTCTGCCTGTGTTTTGTCTGACTGTGCTTTACAGCCTCATTGGGAGAAAActgtggagaaggaagagagaggacatGGGACTGAGTGCTTCTCTCCGGGATAACAACCACAAACAAACTGTAAAAATGTTAG CCATGGTGGTGTTTGCTTTCATCCTCTGTTGGCTGCCATTTCATGTGGGACGCTACTTATTCTCCAAATCCTTTGAGCCTGGTTCTTTGGAGATTGCGGTGATCAGCCAGTATTGCAACCTGTTCTCCTTCGTCCTCTTCTACCTCAGCGCAGCCATCAACCCTATACTTTACAATATCATGTCCAAGAAATACCGTGTGGCTGTCCTCAGGCTCTGGGGACTCCGCCAGTTCTCGCAGAGGAAGCTGTCCACTCTGAAAGATGACAGTTCTCGGGCATGGACAGAATTGAGTATCAATACATGA